A stretch of Neochlamydia sp. AcF84 DNA encodes these proteins:
- the hemB gene encoding porphobilinogen synthase has product MRPLLPDSLISSHHVDLAIRPRRNRKSPAIRSLIQENHLLPHQLVAPLFILEGHQRQEMITSMPGISRISVDLLVKEAIELYQLGIRAIDLFPVIPEEKKDSLGKEAINPHNLLSRAIQALKQAIPEMCVIVDIALDPYTNHGHDGIVNESGHILNDPTLYMLGEMSILAAQAGADIVAPSDMMDGRVKYIRESLDKAGFKEVNILSYAAKYASSFYGPFREALHSAPKFGDKKTYQMDPANSREAILEAILDEAEGADMLLIKPALAYLDIISIIRKKTLLPLAAYHVSGEYAMVMAAAEKGWLDADKAFMESLLSIKRAGADFILTYASKRIARLIKMQ; this is encoded by the coding sequence ATGCGTCCATTACTCCCAGACTCCCTTATTAGCAGCCATCATGTCGATTTAGCCATTCGCCCTCGTCGCAATCGTAAAAGCCCCGCTATACGCTCTCTTATCCAAGAAAACCATCTTCTTCCTCATCAGCTGGTGGCTCCCTTGTTTATCCTAGAAGGCCATCAGCGCCAAGAGATGATTACCAGTATGCCTGGCATCTCCCGTATTTCCGTGGATCTGCTTGTCAAAGAGGCCATTGAACTCTATCAACTAGGTATTCGCGCCATTGATCTTTTTCCTGTTATTCCTGAAGAAAAAAAAGATAGCCTAGGTAAAGAAGCCATAAATCCTCATAATTTACTTTCTCGAGCTATACAAGCCTTAAAGCAAGCGATTCCTGAGATGTGTGTAATAGTCGATATTGCTTTAGATCCATACACTAATCATGGTCATGATGGAATTGTAAACGAGTCAGGCCATATCCTCAATGACCCTACCCTTTACATGCTTGGAGAGATGTCTATCCTTGCGGCACAAGCTGGTGCCGACATTGTTGCACCGAGTGATATGATGGATGGGCGTGTAAAATACATCCGCGAAAGTTTAGATAAAGCAGGCTTTAAAGAGGTAAATATTTTATCCTATGCCGCCAAATATGCCTCCTCTTTCTATGGCCCCTTTCGTGAAGCCCTCCATTCTGCTCCTAAATTTGGTGATAAAAAAACCTATCAAATGGATCCTGCCAATAGCCGAGAGGCCATTCTTGAAGCTATTTTAGATGAAGCGGAAGGGGCGGATATGCTTTTGATCAAACCTGCTTTAGCTTACTTAGACATTATCTCTATTATCCGTAAAAAAACTCTTCTTCCTCTTGCTGCTTATCATGTGAGTGGGGAATATGCCATGGTCATGGCTGCTGCGGAAAAAGGATGGCTAGATGCAGATAAAGCTTTTATGGAAAGCCTTTTATCCATCAAACGAGCAGGTGCTGATTTTATTCTTACCTACGCTTCAAAAAGAATCGCTCGTTTAATTAAGATGCAATAG
- a CDS encoding glycosyltransferase family 2 protein has product MIPISVTILTKNSCQYLAQVLDSVSLFDEVLLYDTGSIDDTIKIAKNYSNVRVILATFEGFGPTHNKASAYAKHDWILSVDSDELVTPAMIKEILATSLQEKVVYSFPRHNYFNNKFIRWCGWYPDRQYRLYNKKETSFTNVQVHEAIIVKHMQHIALNSPLIHYSYHSIADFLSKMQTYSTLFAEQNKGKKTASLSKALTHGIFSFFKSYILKRGFMGGYEGFVISAYNGHTAFYKYLKLYEANRKDG; this is encoded by the coding sequence ATGATACCTATTTCAGTCACTATCTTGACCAAGAATAGCTGCCAATACCTGGCTCAAGTGTTAGATAGCGTAAGCCTTTTTGATGAAGTCCTACTTTATGATACAGGATCTATAGATGATACTATAAAAATAGCAAAAAATTACTCTAATGTGCGCGTTATCTTAGCTACTTTTGAAGGATTTGGTCCTACTCATAACAAGGCCTCTGCTTATGCAAAACATGATTGGATCTTGTCTGTAGATAGTGACGAACTTGTGACACCAGCGATGATAAAAGAGATCTTAGCAACTTCCTTGCAAGAAAAAGTAGTTTATTCTTTCCCACGCCATAATTATTTTAATAATAAGTTTATTCGCTGGTGCGGTTGGTATCCCGATCGCCAATATAGGTTATATAATAAAAAAGAAACAAGCTTTACTAATGTGCAAGTTCATGAAGCTATTATTGTCAAGCATATGCAACATATAGCTTTAAACAGCCCACTTATTCATTATTCTTATCATTCTATCGCTGACTTTTTAAGTAAGATGCAGACCTATTCGACATTATTTGCTGAGCAGAATAAAGGTAAAAAAACTGCTTCCTTATCTAAAGCTTTGACGCATGGTATCTTTTCTTTTTTTAAGAGTTATATCCTTAAAAGAGGCTTTATGGGTGGATATGAGGGGTTTGTAATCTCTGCCTATAACGGGCATACCGCTTTTTATAAATATCTTAAACTTTATGAAGCTAATCGTAAAGATGGCTAA